One window of the Eucalyptus grandis isolate ANBG69807.140 chromosome 6, ASM1654582v1, whole genome shotgun sequence genome contains the following:
- the LOC108960334 gene encoding disease resistance protein RUN1-like, whose protein sequence is MAFRDDHDQDLQRGKCIKPEILEAIEQSRLVLVILSKNYASSTWCLEEVAKAVECKDINEGSVIPIFYKVDPSDIRKLRGNFGTGFAKIEEAYLGDKRDIKKWKDAMSKVAGLAGMELKDGYETKFIQQIIGEVENKLCPRLSCVVGDLVGMHSRVANVVEYLFLDKSDVRSIGIWGMGGIGKTTIAQAVYDKIRGQFNDGCCFLANVREISKKHGMVYLQNQFLCDILQQDNLRIRDDQRGANMIEERLKHKKILIILDDVDEKEQLEKLAGCLDWFGRESRIIITTRDEHLLFQYGVNSIYRVEGLSFDEALQLFCLKAFRSNHPPAEFNELVKQVIGYAGGLPLALDVLGSFLAHRSLKQWRSALARLKECPEGKIFDWLRLSYDGLRQKEKEIFLDIACYFKGKEKPYVTEVLDNCGLYADIGIEVLVNRALIHIVGNKLWMHDLLQEMAWEIVRRESPEEPGERSRVWLFEDVCHILSKNSGTGKVKVIALRSGDYRTVRLNGESFTNMTNLRILDVCAIHLSFGFKHLSNELRLLRWDNCSLKLFPPSFLPKNLVELNMRDSLLCSLWKVEKVLEKLKVINLSGSKSFVETPNFIYVPNLEKLILKSCKALSQVHPSIGNLERLTLLDLGDCENLTEFPHNVGNLKALRVLNLSGCSNLEELPESVGGLECLEELDISESAITHLPSSLTFLQNLKKLRFHVSKRRPQISWRILTRTLRRALNSRRPWLPSFSGLSSLTELDLSGCNLLEGEIPGDIDCLPSLRSLELAENSFTTLPSSIEHISGLNYLVLDNCKNVEVLPRLPESIILVEANKCLIMQRISNPFIICTELMWCLHVGNVKYLSGLATGRLDLC, encoded by the exons ATGGCCTTCCGAGATGATCacgaccaagatcttcagaggGGAAAATGTATTAAACCTGAAATATTGGAGGCAATAGAGCAGTCAAGACTTGTGCTTGTGATACTCTCTAAAAACTACGCTTCTTCTACTTGGTGCTTGGAAGAAGTTGCTAAGGCTGTGGAGTGCAAGGATATCAATGAAGGATCAGTGATACCGATCTTCTATAAGGTTGATCCATCTGACATACGAAAATTGAGGGGAAACTTTGGGACAGGCTTTGCTAAAATTGAGGAAGCTTATTTGGGTGACAAGAGAGATATAAAGAAGTGGAAGGATGCAATGAGTAAAGTAGCTGGTCTTGCCGGAATGGAATTGAAAGATGG ATATGAGACCAAGTTTATTCAGCAAATCATTGGAGAAGTCGAAAATAAATTATGTCCTCGACTGTCCTGTGTTGTAGGCGATCTTGTGGGAATGCATTCCCGTGTTGCAAATGTAGTTGAATATTTATTCTTAGACAAGAGTGATGTACGTAGTATTGGCATATGGGGAATGGGAGGAATAGGCAAAACAACTATTGCACAAGCAGTTTATGACAAAATCCGAGGCCAATTTAATGATGGATGTTGTTTTCTTGCCAATGtcagagaaatttcaaaaaagcaTGGTATGGTATATCTACAAAACCAGTTTCTCTGCGATATTCTCCAACAGGACAATTTGAGAATTAGGGATGATCAGAGAGGAGCGAACATGATAGAAGAACGActgaaacataaaaaaattctcattatacttgatgACGTGGATGAAAAGGAGCAATTGGAAAAATTAGCAGGatgtcttgattggtttggaCGTGAAAGTAGGATCATTATAACAACCAGAGATGAACATTTGCTTTTCCAATATGGAGTAAATTCCATATATAGGGTGGAGGGACTATCATTTGATGAGGCTCTCCAACTATTTTGTTTGAAAGCTTTTAGAAGTAACCATCCTCCGGCGGAGTTCAATGAGCTCGTGAAGCAGGTTATTGGATATGCTGGTGGCCTTCCTCTAGCCCTTGATGTCTTAGGTTCCTTTTTGGCTCATAGGAGCTTGAAGCAATGGCGGAGTGCACTAGCTAGACTCAAAGAATGTCCAGAAGGGAAAATTTTTGACTGGCTTAGGTTAAGTTATGATGGACTACGGcagaaagagaaggagatttTCCTAGATATTGCTTGTTATTTCAAGGGAAAGGAGAAACCTTATGTTACAGAAGTTCTGGATAATTGTGGCTTGTATGCAGATATCGGAATCGAAGTCCTTGTCAATAGAGCTCTTATCCATATCGTGGGCAACAAACTGTGGATGCATGATTTGCTACAAGAGATGGCCTGGGAAATTGTTCGTCGTGAGTCTCCTGAAGAGCCAGGAGAACGAAGTCGAGTCTGGCTTTTTGAGGATGTATGCCATATTCTGTCAAAAAACTCG GGAACAGGAAAAGTCAAAGTCATAGCCTTGCGATCTGGGGACTATAGAACAGTGCGCTTGAATGGAGAGTCATTCACAAACATGACTAACTTAAGAATTCTTGATGTTTGTGCCATCCACCTCTCTTTTGGTTTTAAGCACCTTTCAAATGAATTGCGCCTGCTAAGATGGGACAACTGCAGTCTTAAATTATTTCCACCGAGTTTTCTTCCAAAGAATCTTGTCGAACTCAATATGCGGGACAGCCTCCTTTGTAGCCTCTGGAAAGTGGAAAAG GTTTTAGAGAAGTTAAAAGTTATCAACCTCAGTGGTTCCAAATCATTCGTGGAGACTCCAAACTTCATATATGTCCCAAATCTAGAGAAGCTAATTCTCAAGAGTTGCAAAGCATTATCTCAAGTTCATCCTTCAATTGGAAATCTGGAAAGACTCACTCTACTTGACTTGGGTGACTGTGAAAACCTCACGGAATTTCCACATAATGTAGGTAATCTAAAAGCTCTTAGAGTTCTTAATCTTTCTGGAtgttcaaatcttgaagaattgccTGAGAGCGTTGGGGGCTTAGAGTGCTTAGAGGAGCTTGATATTAGTGAAAGTGCCATAACACATCTCCCATCAAGCTTGACGTTCTTACAAAATCTGAAAAAGTTACGCTTTCATGTTAGTAAAAGGAGGCCACAAATTTCTTGGAGGATATTGACACGTACGCTAAGAAGAGCTCTGAACTCTAGGCGTCCGTGGTTGCCTTCATTTTCAGGGCTATCCTCTTTGACAGAGTTGGATCTGAGTGGCTGCAATCTTCTGGAAGGAGAAATTCCCGGTGATATTGACTGCTTACCCTCCTTGAGGTCTTTAGAACTAGCCGAAAACAGTTTTACCACCCTACCATCAAGCATTGAACATATCTCTGGTCTGAATTATCTAGTACTAGATAATTGCAAAAATGTTGAAGTGTTGCCAAGACTTCCAGAAAGCATAATCCTTGTGGAAGCTAATAAGTGCCTCATAATGCAAAGGATATCAAACCCATTCATTATATGCACA GAACTTATGTGGTGTCTCCATGTCGGCAATGTGAAATACCTGAGTGGTTTAGCTACCGGGCGGTTGGACCTTTGTTGA